Proteins from a single region of Acidobacteriota bacterium:
- the pgeF gene encoding peptidoglycan editing factor PgeF — translation MTLPQPRAPFMWVETPWGPALQCESLNEFATHVFTARGIDVPHADEGTGWLAIADWFGVPASHVWRLKQVHGVAAHTDALPCDGTWPDGDLLATDQPEVAVAVRTADCVPILLADRRTGVVAAVHAGWRGTVAGAAGRMVDVMRERFGTRADDLVAAVGPCIGPHVYEVGEGVIDAFAAAWPAQGEARSWWTVRDTPGKYLLDLWTATRDQLVAAGLDAAHIHVAHLCTATHAGVFHSWRANGAAAGRMVAAVSPRRSRSAGR, via the coding sequence GTGACATTGCCGCAGCCGCGAGCGCCGTTCATGTGGGTCGAGACTCCATGGGGGCCTGCGCTGCAGTGCGAGTCGCTGAATGAGTTCGCCACCCATGTCTTCACGGCGCGAGGCATCGACGTGCCACATGCAGACGAGGGGACGGGCTGGCTGGCGATCGCCGACTGGTTCGGCGTTCCGGCGTCACACGTGTGGCGGCTGAAGCAGGTCCACGGTGTGGCGGCTCACACGGATGCGCTGCCGTGTGACGGCACGTGGCCCGATGGCGATCTCCTGGCGACTGACCAGCCTGAGGTCGCCGTTGCCGTTCGGACGGCCGATTGCGTGCCGATCCTGTTGGCCGATCGCCGGACGGGCGTCGTGGCCGCCGTGCATGCCGGATGGCGCGGGACCGTTGCGGGCGCGGCCGGCAGGATGGTGGACGTCATGCGCGAACGGTTCGGGACGCGCGCCGACGACCTGGTCGCCGCCGTCGGCCCCTGCATCGGACCTCACGTCTACGAAGTCGGTGAGGGCGTCATCGATGCCTTCGCTGCTGCGTGGCCTGCGCAGGGCGAGGCGCGGTCGTGGTGGACGGTGCGCGACACGCCCGGGAAGTATCTGCTCGATCTCTGGACAGCGACGCGCGATCAACTCGTTGCCGCAGGACTCGACGCCGCACACATCCACGTCGCCCATCTCTGCACGGCCACGCATGCCGGCGTCTTCCATTCCTGGCGCGCCAACGGCGCGGCAGCCGGACGCATGGTCGCGGCTGTCAGTCCACGTCGAAGTCGAAGCGCTGGGCGGTGA
- a CDS encoding ribonuclease HI family protein, with product MITAYTDGGARGNPGPAGYGVHILDSDGQTLAELVGPLGTATNNVAEYSGLIAALQWTLDHGHRALRVRMDSELVIKQMRGEYKVKHATMQVLHAEAKALVARLDRVALEHVRREQNKVADKLSNQAMDIVEGKPVAEAGPEALPQEPEPLAPRTISIPRPSEPALPSTRLTAQRFDFDVD from the coding sequence ATGATCACGGCGTATACGGACGGCGGCGCGCGCGGAAACCCGGGACCTGCGGGCTATGGCGTGCACATCCTCGACAGCGACGGACAGACGCTGGCTGAACTCGTCGGGCCGCTCGGCACCGCCACCAACAACGTTGCGGAGTACTCGGGCCTCATCGCCGCGCTGCAGTGGACGCTCGACCACGGTCACCGCGCGCTGCGCGTGCGCATGGACTCGGAGCTCGTCATCAAGCAGATGCGCGGCGAGTACAAGGTGAAGCACGCGACCATGCAGGTGCTGCACGCCGAGGCGAAGGCCCTGGTGGCACGGCTCGACCGAGTGGCGCTCGAGCACGTGCGTCGCGAGCAGAACAAGGTCGCCGACAAACTCTCCAACCAGGCCATGGACATCGTCGAAGGCAAGCCGGTGGCGGAGGCCGGGCCCGAGGCGCTGCCGCAGGAGCCCGAGCCGCTGGCTCCGCGCACGATCAGCATTCCCAGGCCGTCAGAGCCAGCCCTGCCCAGCACACGCCTCACCGCCCAGCGCTTCGACTTCGACGTGGACTGA
- the ypdA gene encoding YpdA family putative bacillithiol disulfide reductase has product MNEAVDIIVVGAGPVGLACALEAKRAGLRARVLDKGALVNSIVGYPARMEFFSTPDLIEIGGHPFPVQAYKPTREAGLEYYRGVTAREELDVRLYERVTALGGEMGDFIVETTRGAHRAKYVIVATGFFDVPNRLDVPGEDLPHVTHYYREPFPYVQQRVVVIGAKNSAAKAALDCHRHGAHVTLVVRGGTLSDSIKYWIRPDLENRIKEGSIVVHFNTIVDEIRESSIRLTTPDGPVDVAADFVLAMTGYQPDFSLLASLGITFADDGCRTPIFDETTFETVRRGVFVAGTVCGGLRTNRWFIENGRFHARQIVAHLSGRHPEAIPFATIHWKTEE; this is encoded by the coding sequence GTGAACGAAGCTGTCGACATCATCGTCGTGGGGGCGGGGCCGGTCGGGTTGGCGTGTGCGTTGGAGGCCAAGCGGGCGGGGTTGCGGGCGCGAGTGCTCGACAAGGGCGCGCTGGTCAACTCGATCGTGGGCTACCCGGCGCGGATGGAGTTCTTCTCGACCCCCGACCTGATCGAGATCGGCGGACATCCGTTCCCCGTGCAGGCCTACAAGCCGACCCGTGAGGCAGGGCTCGAGTACTACAGGGGTGTGACGGCGCGGGAGGAGCTCGACGTCCGCCTCTACGAGCGCGTCACCGCCCTCGGCGGCGAGATGGGCGACTTCATCGTCGAGACGACGCGCGGGGCCCATCGCGCGAAGTACGTGATCGTCGCGACGGGCTTCTTCGACGTGCCCAACAGGCTCGACGTGCCGGGCGAGGATCTGCCGCACGTGACGCACTACTATCGCGAGCCGTTCCCGTACGTGCAGCAGCGCGTGGTGGTCATCGGCGCGAAGAACTCCGCGGCCAAGGCGGCGCTCGACTGTCACAGGCACGGCGCGCACGTCACGCTGGTGGTGCGTGGCGGGACGCTCTCGGACAGCATCAAGTACTGGATTCGCCCCGATCTCGAGAACCGCATCAAGGAAGGTTCGATCGTCGTGCACTTCAACACCATCGTCGACGAGATTCGCGAGAGTTCGATCCGCCTCACCACCCCCGATGGCCCCGTCGACGTCGCCGCCGACTTCGTGCTTGCCATGACGGGATACCAGCCGGACTTCTCGTTGCTGGCGTCGCTCGGCATCACGTTCGCAGACGATGGGTGTCGCACGCCGATCTTCGACGAGACGACGTTCGAGACGGTGCGACGAGGCGTCTTCGTCGCAGGTACCGTGTGCGGCGGCCTTCGGACCAATCGCTGGTTCATCGAGAACGGTCGCTTCCACGCCCGGCAGATCGTGGCGCACCTCTCGGGACGTCACCCCGAAGCCATCCCCTTTGCGACGATTCACTGGAAGACGGAAGAGTAA
- a CDS encoding SGNH/GDSL hydrolase family protein yields MTRHPVLPALSLAASVLLAPAVAFAQPADAPPPLLELRPGDRVVLVGNTLADRQQYFNHFETSLLALYPQLELSMRNLGWSADTLTLQPRPLNFGPAEQHLATYKADVILAFFGANESFEGEAGIPRFEKDLEAYIEKHRGAKYNGSEAPRLAIVSPIAHERLSRLVHVDVERRNRELARYTEAMRRVTARLGVPFADVFTPTRDAMETAAAPLTVNGMHLNEDGDKVFAVVLLTALGLAPERLPAGSKSYADLRALIEEKNRLFFLRWRPLNAEYVVGRRVDPFGSVNFPPEMKRLDELVAAQEKRIWRQARTVLPRPARPPRSTSPVSLDQQEAR; encoded by the coding sequence ATGACCAGACATCCCGTCCTTCCTGCGCTGTCACTGGCGGCGTCAGTCCTGCTGGCGCCTGCCGTCGCGTTCGCGCAACCTGCGGACGCGCCGCCGCCGCTCCTCGAGCTGCGTCCAGGCGACCGCGTCGTGCTGGTCGGGAACACGCTGGCAGACAGGCAGCAGTACTTCAACCACTTCGAGACGTCGCTGCTGGCGCTGTATCCACAGCTCGAACTCTCGATGCGCAACCTGGGATGGAGTGCCGACACGCTCACGCTCCAGCCGCGTCCGCTGAATTTCGGCCCCGCCGAGCAGCACCTCGCGACGTACAAGGCCGACGTGATCCTCGCGTTCTTCGGCGCGAACGAGTCGTTCGAGGGCGAGGCAGGGATTCCGCGGTTCGAGAAGGATCTCGAGGCCTACATCGAGAAGCATCGCGGCGCGAAGTACAACGGATCGGAGGCACCGCGCCTCGCGATCGTCTCGCCCATCGCGCACGAACGCCTCTCGCGTCTCGTGCACGTGGACGTCGAGCGACGCAATCGCGAACTGGCGCGCTACACGGAGGCGATGCGCCGCGTGACGGCCCGGCTCGGCGTGCCGTTCGCGGACGTCTTCACGCCGACCAGGGACGCGATGGAGACGGCCGCGGCACCGCTCACCGTCAACGGCATGCACCTCAACGAAGACGGCGACAAGGTCTTCGCCGTCGTGCTGCTGACGGCATTGGGTCTCGCTCCCGAACGACTGCCCGCGGGCTCGAAGAGCTACGCCGACCTGCGCGCGCTCATCGAGGAGAAGAACCGCCTCTTCTTCCTGCGCTGGCGTCCGCTCAACGCCGAGTACGTGGTCGGCCGTCGCGTCGATCCGTTCGGATCGGTGAACTTTCCCCCTGAGATGAAGCGCCTCGACGAGCTCGTCGCCGCGCAGGAGAAGCGGATCTGGCGCCAGGCGCGAACGGTGCTCCCGCGTCCCGCGCGTCCGCCGCGATCAACGAGCCCCGTGTCGCTCGACCAGCAGGAGGCCCGCTGA
- a CDS encoding dehydrogenase: MVRRSKTRVGAGLASIVGLASILAVPAPASAQVADGAEPNRGAALDLASQDPKVALERMKVADGYEVNLFASEVQFPDLAKPLQMTFDARGRLWVLTSPTYPHALPDQKPNDKLIVLEDTDGDGRADKSTVFADGLYIPTGFELGDGGVYIAQQPMLLFLKDTNGDGKADERRILLHGFGTEDSHHSIHAWQWGPDGALYFQEGTFLHSQVETPYGPRRMAYAGVWRYEPRTEKFDVFVSYPFANPWGHVIDAWGQNFISDASNGYNYWGTAFSGHVDYPRKQKSMQEWTLTRVRPTSGSEFVRSRHFPESAQGNFLYNNVIGFLGIKQYKTIEQGSGFVAVEVEPLLQSPDPNFRPVGMQFGPDGALYVIDWFNPLIGHMQYSIRDARRDKSRGRVWRITAKGRPLLTPPKIHGATIAEQLDLLKVYEDRTRYRARVALREWPTAQVIPAVRQWVANLDPADPWFEHHLLEALWVHEHNDVVDRELLTRVLGAKEFRARAAGVRVLQHWFDRVDGGMSLLAQAVKDSEPRVRLEAVRALSFVPTADAASLALEVLAQPMDYYLDYVLDSTMTTLEPAWKPVVTAGDTFARGNDAGVSYVLDRLAPEDLVRVRRSTPVYRALLSRAGIAPAARREALDALAAQQGSSTLQEIVAAVARVDGVPAKSPVAADLMQVLATLPASQLAGSRADIERLAREGHHDSVREGAYAALMIADGDAGPAWQASAASPRARVDLLRGAARLPQGPVLDSLRTRLLPELRTASVGGGAAQIAAPVAGRYVRLVRPGAAQVLSVAEVEVLSGGQNVARGATATQSSIVADGATGGEPRRAIDGGVDMAAGGSDPKAGTHAFTGAQNDPWWEVDLGAERPIESIRLWPAGPGERAGLSIAVLDGERRAVFVRDGLRITGSPELVAIGGDLRAAVDAAGMQVLPQLTGHEADAVAVLAAFMREPTRRQVAIRVMRRLPASAWPPGSLAPLAETLLAHVREIPSAERTGPAFLEAVGFGHELAARLPDAERATFTKALDALVVRVIRIEAVAAQMKFDLSRITVGAGEEVVIEFVNRDEMPHNLLVAKEGALETVSLAAEAMVSSPDAFGQSFIPKTPEVLFAIRLLQPGETVQARFTAPKVPGSYPFVCTFPGHWRTMNGIVQVLPRPAQVSTQ, translated from the coding sequence ATGGTGCGTCGCTCGAAGACGCGCGTTGGCGCCGGCCTTGCGTCGATCGTCGGCCTCGCGTCGATCCTCGCGGTGCCTGCACCGGCCAGCGCCCAGGTGGCCGACGGGGCGGAACCGAACCGCGGGGCGGCGCTCGATCTCGCGTCGCAGGATCCGAAGGTCGCGCTCGAGCGGATGAAGGTGGCCGACGGGTACGAGGTGAACCTGTTCGCGTCGGAGGTCCAGTTTCCCGATCTCGCCAAGCCGTTGCAGATGACCTTCGATGCACGTGGCAGGTTGTGGGTACTGACTTCGCCCACGTATCCGCACGCACTGCCGGACCAGAAGCCGAACGACAAGCTGATCGTCCTGGAAGACACCGACGGCGACGGTCGCGCGGACAAGAGCACGGTGTTCGCCGACGGGCTCTACATCCCGACCGGTTTCGAGCTCGGCGACGGCGGCGTGTACATCGCGCAGCAGCCGATGCTGCTGTTCCTGAAGGACACCAACGGCGACGGCAAGGCCGACGAGCGCCGCATCCTCTTGCACGGGTTCGGCACCGAAGACAGCCATCACTCGATCCACGCGTGGCAGTGGGGCCCAGACGGCGCGCTGTACTTCCAGGAAGGCACGTTCCTGCACTCGCAGGTCGAGACGCCGTACGGCCCGCGGCGCATGGCGTATGCCGGCGTGTGGCGGTACGAACCGCGCACCGAGAAGTTCGACGTCTTCGTGTCGTACCCGTTCGCCAACCCGTGGGGACACGTCATCGACGCGTGGGGGCAGAACTTCATCAGCGACGCCTCCAACGGCTACAACTACTGGGGCACGGCGTTCTCGGGTCACGTCGACTATCCGCGCAAGCAGAAGTCGATGCAGGAGTGGACGCTCACGCGCGTACGGCCCACGAGCGGCAGCGAGTTCGTCAGGAGCCGCCACTTCCCCGAGTCGGCACAGGGCAACTTCCTCTACAACAACGTCATCGGGTTCCTCGGCATCAAGCAGTACAAGACGATCGAGCAGGGGTCCGGCTTCGTCGCCGTCGAGGTCGAGCCGCTGCTGCAGTCGCCCGATCCGAACTTCAGGCCCGTCGGGATGCAGTTCGGCCCCGACGGCGCGTTGTACGTGATCGACTGGTTCAATCCGCTCATCGGCCACATGCAGTATTCGATTCGCGACGCGCGGCGCGACAAGTCGCGCGGCCGCGTGTGGCGCATCACGGCGAAGGGGCGTCCGCTGCTCACGCCGCCGAAGATCCACGGGGCAACGATCGCCGAGCAGCTCGATCTGCTGAAGGTCTACGAGGATCGCACGCGCTATCGCGCACGAGTCGCGCTGCGCGAGTGGCCGACGGCGCAGGTGATCCCCGCGGTGCGGCAGTGGGTGGCCAACCTCGATCCGGCGGATCCCTGGTTCGAGCACCATCTGCTCGAAGCGCTCTGGGTTCACGAACACAACGACGTCGTCGATCGCGAGTTGCTGACGCGCGTGCTCGGGGCGAAGGAGTTCCGCGCGCGTGCGGCTGGCGTGCGCGTGCTGCAGCACTGGTTCGACCGCGTGGATGGCGGCATGTCGCTCCTGGCGCAGGCGGTCAAGGATTCGGAACCGCGCGTGCGGCTCGAAGCGGTGCGCGCACTCAGCTTCGTGCCGACGGCTGACGCCGCGAGTCTCGCGCTCGAGGTCCTCGCGCAGCCGATGGACTACTACCTCGACTACGTCCTCGATTCGACGATGACCACGCTGGAACCGGCGTGGAAGCCGGTCGTGACGGCGGGTGACACGTTCGCGCGTGGCAACGACGCGGGCGTGTCGTACGTGCTCGATCGCCTGGCGCCGGAGGATCTCGTACGTGTGAGGCGCAGCACTCCTGTGTATCGCGCGTTGCTGTCGCGCGCGGGGATCGCGCCGGCGGCACGTCGTGAGGCGCTCGACGCGCTTGCGGCACAGCAGGGCTCGTCGACGCTGCAGGAGATCGTCGCGGCAGTGGCGCGGGTCGACGGTGTGCCCGCGAAGTCGCCGGTGGCCGCCGACCTGATGCAGGTGCTCGCCACGCTGCCGGCGTCGCAGCTCGCAGGCTCGCGCGCCGACATCGAACGGCTTGCGCGGGAGGGCCACCACGACAGCGTGCGTGAAGGCGCGTACGCGGCGCTCATGATCGCGGACGGCGACGCGGGTCCTGCGTGGCAGGCGTCTGCGGCATCGCCGCGCGCGCGCGTGGATCTGTTGCGCGGTGCCGCTCGCCTGCCGCAGGGGCCCGTGCTCGACAGCCTGCGCACGCGCCTCCTTCCCGAGTTGCGCACCGCCTCTGTCGGTGGTGGCGCGGCGCAGATCGCGGCGCCCGTCGCAGGGCGGTACGTGCGGCTCGTGCGTCCGGGCGCGGCGCAGGTGCTGAGCGTGGCGGAGGTCGAAGTCCTCAGCGGCGGGCAGAATGTCGCTCGCGGCGCCACCGCCACGCAGTCGAGCATCGTCGCCGATGGCGCGACGGGTGGTGAGCCGCGTCGCGCGATCGATGGCGGCGTCGACATGGCGGCCGGCGGGTCGGACCCGAAAGCCGGAACGCACGCGTTCACAGGGGCGCAGAACGATCCGTGGTGGGAAGTGGACCTCGGGGCGGAGCGGCCGATCGAATCGATCAGGCTGTGGCCGGCGGGGCCCGGGGAGCGCGCGGGTCTGTCGATCGCCGTGCTCGACGGCGAGCGCCGCGCGGTATTCGTGCGCGACGGCTTACGCATCACGGGCAGTCCGGAACTCGTGGCCATCGGCGGCGACCTGCGCGCGGCCGTCGATGCCGCAGGGATGCAGGTGCTGCCGCAGTTGACGGGTCACGAGGCAGACGCCGTGGCCGTGCTGGCGGCGTTCATGCGCGAGCCCACACGACGCCAGGTGGCGATCCGCGTCATGCGCCGGCTGCCGGCGTCGGCGTGGCCGCCCGGATCGCTGGCGCCGCTGGCCGAGACGCTGCTCGCGCACGTGCGCGAGATTCCATCAGCCGAACGGACGGGGCCGGCATTCCTCGAGGCCGTGGGGTTCGGTCACGAACTCGCGGCGCGTCTGCCCGACGCGGAACGCGCGACGTTCACCAAGGCGCTCGATGCGCTCGTCGTGCGCGTCATCCGGATCGAAGCCGTGGCCGCGCAGATGAAGTTCGATCTCTCGCGCATCACCGTCGGCGCCGGCGAGGAAGTCGTGATCGAGTTCGTCAATCGCGACGAGATGCCGCACAACCTCCTCGTGGCCAAGGAAGGCGCGCTCGAGACGGTGTCGCTGGCTGCAGAGGCGATGGTGTCGTCGCCCGATGCGTTCGGACAGAGCTTCATCCCGAAGACTCCCGAGGTACTCTTCGCGATTCGCCTGCTGCAGCCGGGCGAAACCGTGCAGGCGCGCTTCACCGCACCGAAAGTCCCCGGGAGTTATCCCTTCGTCTGTACCTTCCCCGGTCACTGGCGCACGATGAACGGCATCGTGCAGGTGCTGCCCCGGCCCGCGCAGGTGTCAACGCAATGA
- a CDS encoding ThuA domain-containing protein codes for MTHESRSAIGRRLGAAALLAACGVALALVSGRAPVANAQGRAPLVVFVTGDDEYRSEITMPMIAAILEKRHGLRTSVAMARPIPQTKANIEGLDALADADLMVMYTRFRALPDDQLARITGYVESGKPVVGLRTSTHAFMYPQGSPHTALNDGFGREVFGQRWITHHGHLSTTDVTVDGDHASHPILRGVTPFHARSWLYHVLPLNGPATILLNGDSRNSQQTARAAEYPPRQPVAWTREHKGGRVFFTTLGHPADFSEVSMRRLLINGILWALGREVPAAGADATPITPYVAPESFDLSKVPKGN; via the coding sequence ATGACTCACGAATCACGATCGGCGATCGGGCGGCGCCTCGGCGCGGCGGCCCTGCTGGCGGCGTGCGGCGTGGCACTCGCGCTCGTCTCCGGCCGCGCGCCCGTTGCGAACGCGCAGGGCCGCGCGCCGCTCGTCGTCTTCGTCACGGGAGACGATGAGTACCGGTCCGAGATCACGATGCCGATGATCGCGGCGATCCTGGAGAAGCGGCACGGCCTGCGCACGTCGGTGGCGATGGCCCGTCCCATTCCCCAGACGAAGGCCAACATCGAAGGCCTCGACGCGCTTGCCGACGCGGACCTGATGGTGATGTACACGCGCTTCCGCGCGCTGCCCGACGATCAGCTCGCGCGCATCACCGGGTACGTCGAGTCGGGCAAGCCCGTCGTCGGCCTGCGAACGAGCACGCACGCCTTCATGTATCCGCAGGGCAGCCCGCACACGGCGCTGAACGACGGCTTCGGCCGAGAGGTCTTCGGTCAGCGATGGATTACGCACCACGGGCACCTGTCGACGACGGACGTCACTGTCGACGGGGACCACGCCAGCCATCCGATCCTGCGTGGCGTGACGCCGTTCCACGCGCGCTCGTGGCTCTATCACGTGCTGCCGCTGAACGGGCCCGCCACCATCCTGCTCAACGGAGACAGCCGCAACTCGCAGCAGACGGCCAGGGCCGCCGAGTATCCGCCGCGCCAGCCCGTCGCCTGGACGCGCGAGCACAAGGGTGGCCGCGTGTTCTTCACCACGCTCGGTCACCCGGCCGACTTCTCCGAGGTGTCGATGCGCCGGCTGCTGATCAACGGCATCCTGTGGGCGCTCGGCAGAGAGGTCCCCGCCGCGGGGGCAGACGCCACGCCCATCACGCCGTACGTCGCCCCGGAGAGCTTCGATCTGTCGAAGGTGCCGAAGGGGAACTGA
- a CDS encoding class I SAM-dependent methyltransferase produces MSVLDGLTLPGLTADLERRGVSDLVSHWQMTPAERVALDTLLRTRTIDCAIEIGTAQGGSLAVISNYARRSYSLELLPESSERLRARIPSAVFHVGDSRRTIPLVLEEIRREGRDLDFVLVDGDHSRDGVRADIEAILQWQPRRPLTILMHDSLNPDCRFGMREVAWASHPHVHAVELDFVTGYTIAQPDGSFEMWAGLGLALVLPSERRDPLTVVERAGALFERMLPLSTHGPRDFSRATRRLASLVPAWQSRGSRIAFYGTGSHTQAMLGQVPELLPLVTCFVDRLGDGTFLGRPRVAPSAFSPAVADAVVYSSPIHEAAMFASLASQPVEHVRLYA; encoded by the coding sequence GTGTCCGTGCTCGACGGACTGACGCTTCCCGGCCTGACCGCCGATCTCGAACGCCGGGGCGTGAGCGATCTGGTGAGCCATTGGCAGATGACGCCGGCCGAGCGCGTGGCGCTCGATACACTGCTGCGCACACGGACAATCGACTGCGCGATCGAGATCGGCACGGCCCAGGGTGGCAGCCTCGCGGTCATCTCCAACTATGCACGACGTTCCTACTCGCTCGAGCTCCTGCCGGAATCGAGCGAGCGACTCCGTGCCCGCATCCCGAGCGCGGTGTTCCACGTCGGCGATTCGCGCCGGACGATTCCGCTCGTTCTGGAGGAGATCCGGCGCGAAGGCCGCGACCTCGACTTCGTGCTGGTGGATGGCGACCACTCGCGAGACGGCGTGCGCGCGGACATCGAGGCGATCCTGCAATGGCAGCCGCGCCGGCCCCTCACGATCCTGATGCACGACAGTCTCAACCCCGACTGCCGCTTCGGCATGCGTGAGGTCGCCTGGGCATCGCATCCACACGTCCACGCCGTCGAGTTGGACTTCGTGACCGGGTACACGATCGCGCAGCCGGACGGGTCGTTCGAGATGTGGGCCGGCCTCGGGCTGGCGCTCGTGCTGCCCTCGGAGCGCCGGGACCCACTGACGGTGGTCGAGCGCGCAGGGGCGCTCTTCGAGCGGATGCTGCCCCTCTCGACTCACGGTCCGCGGGACTTCTCGCGAGCGACACGCCGACTGGCGTCGCTTGTACCCGCGTGGCAGTCGCGAGGATCTCGCATCGCCTTCTACGGGACCGGGAGCCACACGCAGGCCATGCTCGGCCAGGTGCCGGAACTGCTTCCACTGGTGACCTGCTTCGTCGATCGGCTCGGCGATGGCACGTTCCTCGGCCGCCCACGAGTCGCGCCGTCGGCGTTCTCTCCAGCCGTCGCCGACGCGGTCGTCTATTCGAGTCCGATTCACGAGGCCGCGATGTTCGCGTCGCTGGCCTCGCAGCCGGTGGAGCACGTGCGACTGTATGCCTAG